The sequence below is a genomic window from Oligoflexia bacterium.
GAAAAATTAAAACATGCCTTACAAGAAACCTTAGAAAAAGGACAGCAGTCCGTTGTTTTCCTGAACCGCCGTGGTTTTGCCCCTATTATTTTATGCACCAGCTGTGGTGAAAGCCAAAAATGCCCGCATTGCAGTGTGGCCTTGACCTATCATAAAAGCAGTCAAAGTTACGAATGTCATTACTGTGGTTTTTCTAAACCCAAACAAAGCCGCTGCGGCCACTGCCAGCAAGGCAAAGTCATTCATTTGGGTTTGGGAACAGAAGCCGTAGAGCAAGAATTAAAACGCTATTTCCCGGACGCTAATATTGCCCGTATGGATCGTGACATCTTAAAAAAGAAAAACGCGCATAAAGATCTTTTACAACAATTGGCCTATGGTCAAATTGATATCTTGGTGGGCACACAAATGGTGACCAAGGGCTTGGATATAGAAAACGTTACTTTGGTGGGTGTATTATTGGCTGATCAAAGTTTACATTTTCCAGATTTTAGAGCGGCTGAAACGACCTTTGCTTTGTTAACCCAAGTCATTGGCCGCAGTGGTCGTGGTCAATTTAAAGGCAAAGCCTTAATCCAAACCATGCAACCTGATCACTACGCCATCAAACATGCCATGCAGCAAGATTATGCTGCTTTTTATGCGCAAGAAATTCAATTCAGACAAGAGTTGGCTTATCCACCTTTTGAACAAATGGCTTTGTTTAATTTTAGCAGTAAAGATGAACGTTTGTGTCAACAAACAGCACAATGGCTGGCTAAGCAGGCCACAGCTTGGCAAAAAAACTTAAAACTTGAACTTTCATTTTTGGGTCCAGCACCCTCACCGCTAAAAAAAATTAAAGATGTGTATCGCTATCAGTTTTTGCTTAAAGGCAAAGATAAAACAATTTTGCATGACTTTGTATTAAAGCTGCATCATGCTGCTAAACAGGCTTTAGCCACAAATAAAAAGGTCAACATCCATATGGACATTGACCCCTATCATTTTTTATAAGTTTTTAAAGTTTAGCTGGTGTGTTGCTTACAGGAGTATTCAACAAACACGATATTGCTTTGATTTTCTCCCTTTAGCAAAGAATACAACGGCATTTTAAACTCAGAATAGTTAAAAATTAAACCATAGCGGCTACCGTGCTTAAACGAAATTGGATCAAATACCAACATGGAAGGGAAACTCTTGCTAACTTCACCCGATGTTATTAATTCACTGGGTAGAACAAACATACGGGTATACGGTCTAGGACATCGCTCTGGATCAGAAATAATATCAGTAGATAAAAAATTATCTAGATCACCGTTCAATTGTTCATTGCTCATACTCCCCAAATATTCAATGAGAAATATTCTACTGCTTCGAGTATACGCTACTTCATCAATACGATAGCCTTCTTTTAGCATAACCACTTGTTCTGAAATGGTCCGTTTAGCGTGCGCATTCATGCGTATTAAACTGTTATTATCCTGCTTCATATAAACTAGACCATCTTGCAGCATGCTCCAAAAATTAACATCCACATCTTCCACATCTATCTCTACGACCGATCTTGGATTGAATGTTTGCGCCCAAACACAGGTTGTAGCCAAAAACATGCTTAAAAAACTTAACTTAAACTTTTTATACTTCATAATCATTCCCCTTGATAAAGTTACCCCAAACTTATGCAAATATGGCATTTTTGTCAAAAACATATTTTGCCTAATTTTTAATGCTATCTAACTGGTTTTATAGGTTTTTCTAGGACTATTATTTTTTTGACAAGGCCTTATAAAGTCTGTTTTAAACAATACTTAGGAATTGATGACCTATTTTTTAAAAAAAAGGAGCCCTTATGCACAAGCGTTTTACCCTGCACAAATCTACCACACTTATTGATGTTCTTTGGCACCCTGATACTTTCAATCAGACGCAAAGTTTGTTGCGTCAGATCACCTTGATTGTCTTGGGTTCAGTCTTGATGGCAGCCAGTGCCTATGTAGAAATTCCTTTTTATCCAGTGCCCATTACCGGACAAACCTTTGCCGTGATTTTAATTTCTTTATGTTTTGGCAGCCGTTTGGCTTTTTTAAGTACTTTAACCTATTTGGCTGAAGGTGCCTTAGGCTTACCGGTTTTTGCTGGTGGGGCAGCAGGTTACATCCATTTATTTTCACCCTCAGGTGGGTATTTGTTTGGCTTCTTGGCCGCAGCTTTGGTCAGTGGTTTATTTGCCGAACAGGGTTATGATAAACACCCCATCAAATTGGCTTTGGCCATCACCTTGGGTCACGCCATTATTTTTGCCTTTGGCTTAGTGGGTTTAGGTTTGTACTTT
It includes:
- a CDS encoding biotin transporter BioY; translated protein: MHKRFTLHKSTTLIDVLWHPDTFNQTQSLLRQITLIVLGSVLMAASAYVEIPFYPVPITGQTFAVILISLCFGSRLAFLSTLTYLAEGALGLPVFAGGAAGYIHLFSPSGGYLFGFLAAALVSGLFAEQGYDKHPIKLALAITLGHAIIFAFGLVGLGLYFGFDQPLLTWGLYPFIPGLCVKTLAILAVLSPAWAWVKRFK